The genomic segment GCCGCGCGAACCGGCCGATGCCGCCGCCGCGTTGACGGCCGGGCTCCGGGAGTGCGGGGACCGCGAGCGGACCCTGCTGATCCTCGACGACGTGGCGGACGCCGCCCAGGTGCGCCCGCTGCTTCCGGCCGGGGCGGGCGGTGCGGCCGTCGTCACCAGCCGGATGGGACTCGCCGGCCTCGTGGCGACGCACGGCGGGCGGGTGCACCGGCTCTCCGTCTTCGGCGAGGACGAGTCGTACCGGCTGCTGTGCGCGGTGCTGGGCGCCGAGCGGGTGGCGGCCGAGCCGGAGGCGGCCCGCCGGCTGGCGGACGTCTGCGGTCACCACCCGCTCGCTCTGCGGATCATGACGGCCCGTCTGCTGACCCGCCCCGGGCTGCGGCTGGCCGACGCCGCAGGCTGGCTGGCCGGCGACCCGATCGGCCGGCTCTCCCTGGCCGATTCCCCCGGCATGTCCGTTCCGGAGGTGTTCGGCGGCGCCCTCGGACGGCTCGACCCCCGGCTCGCCGAGGCCTTCCTGCGGCTCGGGTCGCTGCCCGGGGGGACCTTCCGGGCCGGGGACGGCGCCCCGGCGCTCGGCATGACCGGCGCCGAGGCGGAGGCCGTCCTGGAACGGCTGGCCGACGCCGGGCTCCTGGAGGAGGGGCCGCCCGGCCCCTACCGGATGCATCCGCTGCTCCATCGCTTCGCGCGCGAAGCCGCGACCCGAACCCGCCCCACAGAGAAGGTGTGACCGATGACAGCAGACGTGACCGGCACCGCGCCCGCCACCCCGGCCGGCGCCTTCGAGGCACTCGCCGGCACCCGGCCGCGGGTGCGGCGGGACGTACTCTTCACCGAGACCCCGGGCGGGGTGCTCTTCCACAACGCCGACGGCGGCTTCCACCTCACCGGCCGCGCCGCCTACCGCTTCGCCGCGCTGATGGTGCCGCACCTGGCCGGGCGCAACCGGCTCGGCGAGATCTGCGAGGGCTTCGGACCGGCCCAGCGCGCCATGGCCGCCGAGCTGGTCAAGACGCTGTACGAGCGCGGCTTCGCCCGCGACGTACCGGACGCCGACACGGACGGCCCGGAGCCCGGCGACGTCTCCCGCCGGTTCGCCGCCCAGATCGCCTACGTCGACCACTACACCGACGGCGCGCCCCGCCGCTTCGCCCGCTTCCGCGACACCCGCGTCGCCGTGCTGGGCGAGGACGAGACGGCCCGCTGGTGCGCGCTGAGCCTGGTCCGCAACGGCTGCGGCCACATCGCGACCACCACCGCCTTTCCCGAGGTGGCCGCGGAGGCGGCCGAGTCCGCGGCCGACGGCTGCCCGGTGCGGGCCGACCGCCTGGACCCCGGCGAGACCGCGGGCTGGGCCGCGCTCGACGGCTACGACGTCGTGGTCGTCACCGGCCCCGGGGCCGAGGCCCGCACCCACCGGCTGCTGTGCGAGGGCGTGCCCGAGGGCCGCACCCTGATCCCCGCCTGGACCTTCGGCGGCCGCGCCGTCACCGGTCCGCTGTCCACCGCCACGTCCACCGGCTGCCTGCACTGCGCCCTGCTGCGGCTCGGCGGCACCACGGACGCCGCCGCCGCGGCGGAGATCTGGAGCGGCCTGGCCGGCGGTTCCGCCGCACCGGCACCCGGCGCCGGCGGACCGCTCGCCGGCCCCGTCGCCGCCATGTCCGGCAATCTGCTGGGCTACGAGATCTTCCGGCTGCGCACCGGGGCGCTGCCCGCCGAGACCGCCGGCCAGGTGCTGATCCAGGACCTGGAGTCGCTGGACGTCATGGCCGAGCCCGTGCACCCGCATCCGCGCTGCCGCCGCTGCGCCGCGCCGGCCGGGGCGGCGTCCGGCGCGGCGGAAACGCCCGAGGTACCGGAGCGGCTGGTGCTCCCCGTCACCCCGACCGTGGAGACCGCCCGGGAGGCGGAGGACCTGGTCGAGGAGCTCAACCGGATCAGCGACGCGCTCGTCCGCCCGTACACCGGGGTCTTCCGCCGGTACGACGACGAGGAGCTGACCCAGACCCCGCTGAAGATCAGCCGGGTGGAGGTCGCGCTCGGCCACGGCGTGCGGCGCGAGATCGCCGCGTTCGACGTGCACCATCTCGCGGGTGCGCGCCTGCGGGCCCTGTACGCGGCGGCCGAGGCCTACGTCGAACACGTGGTCCCCGCCGTGCCCGCCCCGGCCGCCTCCGCCGGAGCCGGCTCCGGGACCGCGCCGCTGCCGGCCCTGGCCCCCGACGCGCTGACGACGGGAGGCGGCACCGGCCGGGCTGCGGCCGAGGTCACCGCGTGGGTGACCGCCGTGTCGCTGCTCACCCGGGAGCCGGTCCGGGTGCCGGCGGCGGCGGTGCGGCCCTTCGGCCCGTACAACCGGGACCGGCTGCACCAGGCGAGCGGCGCGGGAGCCGGGGCGGGCGGCGGGCCCGGGGAGGCCGCCGGGCGCGGACTGCTGTCGGCGCTGGCGCACGACGCGCTGCTGCGGGCGGTGCGCGGCACGACGGAGGTGACCCCGCTCGGGGACGCCGTGGGCGATCCGGAGCTGGTCTTCCTGCGGAAGTCGGCGGGCAACCTGGATCTGCCGGTGGAACTGCTCGACCTCGGGGAGGACGCCCGCTCCTCGGCACGGGTGGTGCTGGCGCGGGAGCCGGGGGGCCGCTGGGCGGCCGCCGCCGGCCTGTCGCGCTCCGCGGCGGCCTGCGCGGCGCTGCGGGACCTGCTGGGACAGGCCCAGCTCGCCGCCGAGGAGCCGGAGAGGACCGTCGACCAGGGCGACCCGCTGCTCGCCGACCTGGCCCCCGCGGCCATCGCGGTGACGGGCGGCGGCGCGGCGGACGGCGGGACCGGGACGGTGGCACCGGACACGGAGGCCACGACGTTCGAGACGGTGCTGGACCGGCTCCGCGCGGCCGGACGGGACGTCCTGTACCTCGACACCACCCCGGCCGACCTGTCCGCGGGCGGCATCCGCACCGCCCGGGTCCTGCTCACCACCGGCGCGGCCGGCGGCTCCGGCGCGGACTCCGCGACCGGCACCGGCACGCAAACCGGCACCGGAACCGGCTCCTCCACCGCTGCCCGTTCCGGCTCGGACGGCGGCGCGGATGGCCACTGAGACCCCCACCGGGAGCACCGGCCGGACCACCACCGTGACTGGGACCGCCGCGGCCGGGAGCACCGGCCGGACAACCCCCGCTCCCGCAACCCCCGTACCGGCCGGGCCGGTTGCCGCCCCGGGGGGCGCGGGCGGAGCCTCCCCCGCCGCCGTCCCCGGGGCCGAGGCGCCGGTCCCGGGGGCGCGGCCCCCGGGTACCTCCCCCGGCGCGGCGGCCACCGGACCCGGAGCGCCCTGGGAGCGGGCCTGCCGTGAGCTGGCCGTACTGCTGCACCGCGGCCTCGCCGCGCACGGGACCCCGGCCCCGCTGGACGTCGCCGCGCTGGGCGTCACCGACGCCTTCACCGCACCGGAGCCCCGGCCGTCCGGCCCGGCGTCAACTCCCGGGCCGGCCATACCCGGTGGGGCGAACGCCCCCGCCGGTTCCGTCCCCGTACGGTTCTACGGGCACCTGGCCGTCGTCGGCCCCCTCCCCCCGGGGGCCGGCGACTCCCCGCACGCGCCCGGGCCGGCGGGCCCCTGCGCCCGCTGCCTCGACCGCCGGTGGCAGGCCGTGCGCTCCGTCGCCCTGCGCGAGGCGCTGGAGCTGGGCTCCGGTACCCGGGCGGCCGGGGCGTGGCCGTATCTCACCCCGTTCACGGCGGACGCGCTGGCCGCGCTGACGGCCGCCCGGCTCGGCGGGGCGGGGCCGCGCGGCGGCGCGTTCCCGGCCGTCCATCTGGTCGATCTGCGCACCCTGTCGGTCCGGCACTACCCGCTGGTGCCGGACCCGGAGTGCCCGCGCTGCGGCCGCGCCGAGGAGGACACGCCGGAGGCGGCCGTGCTCACCCTCCGCCCCGCGCCCAAGCACCGGCCCGGTTCCTTCCGCGTCCGCGACATCCGCGACTACGAGCTGCCGGCCGAGCCGTACGCCAACCCGGTGTGCGGTTCGCTGGGCCCGTCCGTGGTGCACGACATCGCGTCCCCCTCCACCTCCGCGACCATCGGCTGCTTCTCCATGCGCTCCGGGGAGTACCTCCGCGAGACGTTCTGGGGCGGCCACGCCGACAGCTACGCGCAGAGCGTGCGGATCGGCGTCCTGGAGGGCTTGGAGCGGTACGCGGGGATGCGGTCGCGCGCCAAGCCGGCGCAGCTGAGGGACTCCCTGGACGGGCTGCGGGCGCGCGGCGTCCGCGCGCTGGACCCGCGCACCTGCGGCCTGTACTCCGAGGAATTCCACCGCGCGAATCCGCGGGTCACGCCCTTCTCCCCCGGCCGGGAGATCCCCTGGGTGTGGGGGTACTCGCTGCGCGAGGGCGAGCCCGTTCTCGTCCCCGAGGTGCTGACGTACTACCACGCTCCGGGCCTGGAGAACCGGTTCGTCCAGGAGAGCTCCAACGGCTGCGCGTCCGGCGGCTGTCTGGAGGAGGCGGTCTACTGCGGGCTGATGGAGGTCGTCGAGCGCGACGCCTTCCTGCTCACCTGGTACGGGCGGGCCGCCCTCCCGGAGATCGACCCGCGCACCAGCGCCCGCGCCGCCACCCGGCAGATGGTGGATCGGCTGGAGATGTACGGCTACGAGGCCCGCTTCTTCGACACCCGGATCAGCTTCCCCGTTCCCGTGGTGACCGGGGTCGCCGTGCGGCCCGACGGCGGCATCGGGCGGATGTGCTTCGGCGCGGGCGCCGGTCTCGACCCGGAGGCGGCGCTGGCCGGCGCCCTCTGCGAGATCGCCACCGACGCCGTCAACCTCCGGGGGCGCACCGAGCGCGACTGGGAGCGGCTGAGCGCCATGGCGCGCGACTTCGCGAAGGTCGAGGCGCTGCACGACCATCCGCTGGCCTACGGCGTGCCGGAGATGGGCGACCACGCCCGCTTCCTCCTCGGCGAACCGGGCGCGCCCCGCCCGCCGATGCGCTCGCTGACGGACCTTCAGCGGGAGGTGCCGCCGGTCTCCGGTGATCTCCTGGACGATCTGCGGACCTGCGTGGACACGGTGACGGGCGCGGGCTTCGACGTGATCGTGGTCGACCAGACCATGCCCGAGCAGCGGGGTCTGGGGCTGACGACGGTCTCCGTCCTCGTGCCCGGGCTGCTGCCGATCGACTTCGGCTGGACCCGGCAGCGGGCCCTGGGGATGCCGCGGCTGCGCACCGCCCTGCGGGAGGCGGGGCTGCGCGAGCGCGATCTCGTACCGGACGACTTCAACCCGGCGCCGCATCCGTTCCCCTGACCGTCACCGCCGACCGCGACCGACCGAGACCGACCACGACCGACACCACGACGCAGCAGGGCGCACCACGACCGGCAGACGACCGGCCACGCCCGCGCCAGGCCCGGCGGGCCGGCCGGGCCCGACAGCTTAAGAGGCAGCAGGAAAGGCAGGGCACACCGTGGGATACGCCCAGGAGTACGCCACCGCGATCATGCACCGCGGGCGGGTCCCGATGGATCCCGCCGATTTCGTCCCCGACTGGGCCGACGGCCCGCGCAAGGCGAAGTTCTACCCGGGTGCGGACAGCCTGCCGCTGCCCGCTTCCGGCTATCCGGCGGCGGCCTGCCTGGACCGGGGCCTCGCCGCTCTCGGCGGGGTGCTGCCGACGCCCGGGGAGCGGGACGGCGCGGACAGCGGGACCGAGGGGGCGGGCGCCGGGCGGCCGTTCGACCTCGCCGCCCTGTCGGGCATGCTGCGCGACTCCTACGGGCTGACCGGCCGCCGCCTCGGCGTCCAGGCCAACACGGACCTCGGCGCGCTGCCGTACTACCCGCTCGCCAACTGGTCGCGCGGCTCGGCCTCCGGCGGCGGCCTCTACCCGGTCAGCGTCTACTGGGTCTCCGGACGGAGCGGCCCGGTGCCGCCCGGGGTGCACTACTACTCGACCCGCCACCACGCCATGCAGCGGCTGCTCACGGGCGACGTCTCGGGCGAGGTGCGGGCCGCGCTGGGCAGCGGCGCGCCCGGACCGGCCACCGACCAGTACCTCGTCCTCGGCGTCAAGTACTGGCAGAACGCCTTCAAGTACAACAGCTTCTCCTTCCACGCCGTGTCCATGGACCTCGGCGCCGCCGTGCAGACCTGGCGGCTGTGGGCCGGGGCGCGCGGACTCGCCGTCGAGCCCGCGTTCTGGTTCGACGAGGAGCGGCTGGCCCGGCTGCTCGGGGTGCGCACCGAGGAGGAGGGCGTCTTCGCCGTCGTCCCGCTGCGGTGGGAGGGCACCGCGCCCGGTCCGGGGGCCGGCCGGGCCCCGGCCCCGGCCGCCCCGGTCTCCGTGCGCCACCGGGACGCCGAGCGGTCCCGCACCGTGCTCACCTTCGACGCCCTGCTGAAGATGCAGGCCGCCACGGCCGAACACGCCGCCGACCGGCCCGCTCCGGGTGCGCTGGCCCCGGCCGCCGCCCCGCCCCCGGACCCGGACCGGCCGGTCGGCCCGCTGCCCGCGCCGCGGCCGCTCGCCGCCGACGTGCGCTCGGCGCTCCGGGCGCGGCGCAGCAGCTTCGGCCGCTTCGACGCGCAGCGGCCGGTGGCGGCGGACCAGTTCGCCGCCTGTCTGGCCGCCGCCTCCGCCGGCTCCGTGCTCGGCGGGGACACCGGCACCGGGGAGACCCCGCTCACCAAGCTCTACGCCTTCGTCAACCATGTGGACGGCCTGGAGCCCGGGGCGTACGAGTACGACCCGGCCGGGCGGGCGCTGCGGCTGGTCAAGCCCGGCCGGCCCGGGGAGTTCCTGCAGAAGAACTACTTCCTGGCGAACTACAACCTGGAGCAGTCCGGTGCGGTCCTGGTGCCCGCGGTCCGCACCGCGGCCGTGCTCGACGCGGTCGGCGACCGCGGCTACCGCGTGGTCAACGCCGCCGTCGGGGCGGTCGCGCAGACGCTCTACACCGCCTGCGCCGCACTCGGCCTCGGCTGCGGTGTGGCGCTGGGCTTCGACAACATCTCGTACATCGAGGAACTCGGCCTGGCGGAGACGGGCGAGTCACCGCTGCTGATCATGATGATCGGTCATGAACGGCCCGCCCCGGCCGACTTCCGGTACGAGATCGCCTGAGGGCGGCCATGGACACCGGACGAGAGACCACCGCCCCGCCGAACCCCGCCGCGGCAGCCGGCGAGCCCGCCGAACCCGGCCGCGCGGACGGCCCGTTCGTCCTGCGCATCGCGGGACTGCCCGTGGAGACCCTGCGGGAGCTGCGCTGCCCCGGCAGCCGCCGCTGGGCGGACAGCGTGCTGCGCGAGACGGACCGGCTGCGCGCCGAGGGCGAGGCCGTCGGCGACCGGCTGCACGACCTCGTCGGCGGCCACCCGGCCGCGGAGAGCGACACCGTGCGCCGAGGGCTGCTGAAGCTGCGCCGCGAGGTCTACAACAACCGGCTGCCCCGGGACGGCGACGCCGCCCTCGCCCTGGTCGCCGGGGTGGACGGGGCCGCCGGGGAGGCGCTCGCCGGCTGGCTGCGCGACCGGCGCCGGCTGGAGGAGCAGCGCACCGGGGGCGCGGCCCTGCTCGCCGGGGAGACCGCGCGGAGCCGGGCCGCGCTGCGCCGGCTGGCGGAGGAGGAGCGGCTGCGCAAGGGCCTGCTGCTGGCCTCCCCCGCCCTGGACGCGCAGCTCGACGGCCGGCTGCGGGCGGCGGACGGCGGTACCGCCGGCGACTCCCCCGGCGGTCCCCCCGGCAAGAAACAGCGGAAGATCGAACGTTCGCTGCTGTCGTACCTCTACCGGACGGTCTGCAAGACCAGTCCGTTCTCGACCTTCACCGGGGTCGCCCTCGGCGAACTGGCCGAGGGGGACGGGCGGCACGGCGGGGACAGCGCGCTCACCGTGCGCGCCGGCGCCCCCTGGACGGGCCACGCCCGGCTCAACGTCGCCGCCCTCGGGCGGCTCGCCGAGACCGTGCTCGCCGACCCGGCCCGCCGCGCCGATCTGCCCGTCTCCCCCGCCTCCGGCTGGGGCCGGGAGGCGGACCGGGTTCGCTATGTGCGCCGCTGGGTGACCGAGGGCGACGAGGACACGGCCGTGACCTTCGACGCCGTGAAGGACCGGCTGTTCTTCCTGCGCCGCACCGGCACCCTGGAGCGGCTGCTCGGCCTCTTCGAGGAGCGCGGCACCGTCCGCTACGGCGAGCTGTCGGCGTGGCTGGCCGCCGACCGGGGCGCCTCGGCGGAGGAGTGCGACCGGTATCTGGAGGCGCTGCTGCGGATCGGCATGGTGCAGGTGCCGTGTCTGCGCACGGAGGTGCACGACACCGACCCGCTGCGGGCGTTCCAGCGGTCCCTGCGGGGCCTGGACCGGCCGTGGGCGGCGCGGCTCGCCGACCGGCTCGGCGGGCCCGTCTCCCTCGTCGACCGCTTCGCCGCCGCGGAACCCGCCGCGCGCCGCACCCTCCTCACCGAGCTGCGCCGCGAACTGATCGCCGTGCAGGAGGAGTTGGGGTCCGAGCGGGCCAAGGTGCCGCAGACGGTGCTCTACGAGGACGCGGCGGCGGGCCGGAGCACCACCCTGGACGCGGCCGCCTGGACGGAGCTGGCCGCCGGGCCGCTGGGCGCCGTGGAGAGGATCCTGCCCGCGTTCGACCTCACCCTGCCGCAGCGGATCACCTTCAAGGGCTTCTTCCTCGCCCGCTTCGGGCAGGGCGGCCGCTGCGACGACCTGCTGAAGCTCGTCCACGACTTCCACGAGGACTTCTTCGACCAGTACATGACCTTCACCGCCGGCCACACCTCCTACGACGCGGACGGCCGCTACGTACCGGAGGTCAACTGGCTGGGGCTGCCCCAGCTGAAGGCCCTGGACACGGCCCGGCAGACCTTCACCGAGCGGATGCGGGGCCTGTGGGAGGCGCGGGACGGTGCCGGGGGCCGGGACGGAGCGGCGGCGGCCGGGGGCGAGATCGTCCTCGACGAGGCCCTCATCGACGAGATCGCCGCCGAACTGGCGCCGGTGGCACCGGACTTCGCACCGATGAGCCACCACGTCCAGATCGCCGACCGCCCGGCGGACGCCGGCGGCCCCCTCCTCGTCCTGAACCGCTCCTACGGCGGGCTGTCCTTCCCGTTCAGCCGCTTCACCCACTGCTTCGACGGACTGGAGCAGCGGCTGCTGCGCGCCGCCGGCGAAGTCTGCCCGGAGGGCGCGGTGTTCGCGGAGGTCACCGGCGGCCCGGTGACCAGCAACCTCAATCTGCACGGGCGGCTCACCGAGTACGAGATCGTCTGCCCCGGCGAGACCGGCACCCTGCCGGAGGAGTTCCGGCTCGGCCTGGACGACCTGTCCGTCGAGCACGACGAGAGCGCCGACCGGCTCGTGCTGCGCTCGGCGCGGCTGGGCCGCGAGGTGATCCCGGTCTACCTCGGCTATCTGGTGCCGCTGGCGCTGCCGGAACTCCCGCGCACCCTGCTGCTGCTGTCGCCGACCTCCATGGCCCCGCTCAACGTCTGGGGCGGCGTACCGGAGAGCGAGCCGGTGGACGGCGTGACCGCGCGGCCCCGGGTACGGCACGGCGGCCTCGTGCTCAGCCGGCGCAGCTGGAGCGCCCCCGCCTCCGCCCTGCCGGAGCGCCCGCCGGGGCAGTCCGAGGCGGACCGCTTCCTGGAGTGGCACCGCTTCCGCCGCGCGCACGGGCTGCCGGACCGGGTGTTCGCCACCGTGTCCGACAGCGGGGCGCGCGGTGCGACCGGTGCGAAGCCGCAGTACCTGGACTTCGACAGCCCGCTGTCGCTGGCGGCGTTCGAGGCGCTGGTGAAGTCCCCCGGGGCACGGGTGGTGTTCCGGGAGGCGCTGCCCGACGAGGACGAACTGCACACCGTCTCCGGGCGGGGCCGCCATGTCGCCGAGCTGGCCGTGGAGACGGCCGTCGCGCCCGCCCGAACCCGACCGAGGAGCAGCACCCGATGACGGCCACCGAGACCACCCCGCCCTCCACGGCATCCACGGCCTCCACGGCCGGCAACGCCGGGACCGGCGCCTGGCAGGCGACGCACATCTTCTACGCCGCCAACCCGCGCCCCCTGCTGCTCCAGTGCGTCCGCCCGCTGGTGGACGAGCTGGCGGCGGACGGGCTGCTGGCGAACTGGTTCTTCATCAACTACTGGCTGGAGGGCCCGCACGTCCGCCTCCGCGTCAAGCCGTCCTCACCGGAGGCGGCGGAGGAGGTGCGGCGCCGCACCGGGGCGGCCATCGACGCCTTCCTCGCCGAGCGGCCCGCGCTCTACGAGGTGGACTCCGGTTTCCTCAACGACTTCTACAACACCCTCTTCGAGATCGAGTTCCCCGGCGGGGAGCGCGCCCCGTATCTCGACGGCGACGGCCGGATGCGGCTGCGGCCCAACAACTCCCGGCACGCGGAGCCCTACGAGCCGGAGTACGGCAAGTAC from the Streptomyces xinghaiensis S187 genome contains:
- a CDS encoding TOMM precursor leader peptide-binding protein, with the protein product MTADVTGTAPATPAGAFEALAGTRPRVRRDVLFTETPGGVLFHNADGGFHLTGRAAYRFAALMVPHLAGRNRLGEICEGFGPAQRAMAAELVKTLYERGFARDVPDADTDGPEPGDVSRRFAAQIAYVDHYTDGAPRRFARFRDTRVAVLGEDETARWCALSLVRNGCGHIATTTAFPEVAAEAAESAADGCPVRADRLDPGETAGWAALDGYDVVVVTGPGAEARTHRLLCEGVPEGRTLIPAWTFGGRAVTGPLSTATSTGCLHCALLRLGGTTDAAAAAEIWSGLAGGSAAPAPGAGGPLAGPVAAMSGNLLGYEIFRLRTGALPAETAGQVLIQDLESLDVMAEPVHPHPRCRRCAAPAGAASGAAETPEVPERLVLPVTPTVETAREAEDLVEELNRISDALVRPYTGVFRRYDDEELTQTPLKISRVEVALGHGVRREIAAFDVHHLAGARLRALYAAAEAYVEHVVPAVPAPAASAGAGSGTAPLPALAPDALTTGGGTGRAAAEVTAWVTAVSLLTREPVRVPAAAVRPFGPYNRDRLHQASGAGAGAGGGPGEAAGRGLLSALAHDALLRAVRGTTEVTPLGDAVGDPELVFLRKSAGNLDLPVELLDLGEDARSSARVVLAREPGGRWAAAAGLSRSAAACAALRDLLGQAQLAAEEPERTVDQGDPLLADLAPAAIAVTGGGAADGGTGTVAPDTEATTFETVLDRLRAAGRDVLYLDTTPADLSAGGIRTARVLLTTGAAGGSGADSATGTGTQTGTGTGSSTAARSGSDGGADGH
- a CDS encoding TOMM precursor leader peptide-binding protein, translating into MATETPTGSTGRTTTVTGTAAAGSTGRTTPAPATPVPAGPVAAPGGAGGASPAAVPGAEAPVPGARPPGTSPGAAATGPGAPWERACRELAVLLHRGLAAHGTPAPLDVAALGVTDAFTAPEPRPSGPASTPGPAIPGGANAPAGSVPVRFYGHLAVVGPLPPGAGDSPHAPGPAGPCARCLDRRWQAVRSVALREALELGSGTRAAGAWPYLTPFTADALAALTAARLGGAGPRGGAFPAVHLVDLRTLSVRHYPLVPDPECPRCGRAEEDTPEAAVLTLRPAPKHRPGSFRVRDIRDYELPAEPYANPVCGSLGPSVVHDIASPSTSATIGCFSMRSGEYLRETFWGGHADSYAQSVRIGVLEGLERYAGMRSRAKPAQLRDSLDGLRARGVRALDPRTCGLYSEEFHRANPRVTPFSPGREIPWVWGYSLREGEPVLVPEVLTYYHAPGLENRFVQESSNGCASGGCLEEAVYCGLMEVVERDAFLLTWYGRAALPEIDPRTSARAATRQMVDRLEMYGYEARFFDTRISFPVPVVTGVAVRPDGGIGRMCFGAGAGLDPEAALAGALCEIATDAVNLRGRTERDWERLSAMARDFAKVEALHDHPLAYGVPEMGDHARFLLGEPGAPRPPMRSLTDLQREVPPVSGDLLDDLRTCVDTVTGAGFDVIVVDQTMPEQRGLGLTTVSVLVPGLLPIDFGWTRQRALGMPRLRTALREAGLRERDLVPDDFNPAPHPFP
- a CDS encoding SagB family peptide dehydrogenase, encoding MGYAQEYATAIMHRGRVPMDPADFVPDWADGPRKAKFYPGADSLPLPASGYPAAACLDRGLAALGGVLPTPGERDGADSGTEGAGAGRPFDLAALSGMLRDSYGLTGRRLGVQANTDLGALPYYPLANWSRGSASGGGLYPVSVYWVSGRSGPVPPGVHYYSTRHHAMQRLLTGDVSGEVRAALGSGAPGPATDQYLVLGVKYWQNAFKYNSFSFHAVSMDLGAAVQTWRLWAGARGLAVEPAFWFDEERLARLLGVRTEEEGVFAVVPLRWEGTAPGPGAGRAPAPAAPVSVRHRDAERSRTVLTFDALLKMQAATAEHAADRPAPGALAPAAAPPPDPDRPVGPLPAPRPLAADVRSALRARRSSFGRFDAQRPVAADQFAACLAAASAGSVLGGDTGTGETPLTKLYAFVNHVDGLEPGAYEYDPAGRALRLVKPGRPGEFLQKNYFLANYNLEQSGAVLVPAVRTAAVLDAVGDRGYRVVNAAVGAVAQTLYTACAALGLGCGVALGFDNISYIEELGLAETGESPLLIMMIGHERPAPADFRYEIA
- a CDS encoding lantibiotic dehydratase, encoding MDTGRETTAPPNPAAAAGEPAEPGRADGPFVLRIAGLPVETLRELRCPGSRRWADSVLRETDRLRAEGEAVGDRLHDLVGGHPAAESDTVRRGLLKLRREVYNNRLPRDGDAALALVAGVDGAAGEALAGWLRDRRRLEEQRTGGAALLAGETARSRAALRRLAEEERLRKGLLLASPALDAQLDGRLRAADGGTAGDSPGGPPGKKQRKIERSLLSYLYRTVCKTSPFSTFTGVALGELAEGDGRHGGDSALTVRAGAPWTGHARLNVAALGRLAETVLADPARRADLPVSPASGWGREADRVRYVRRWVTEGDEDTAVTFDAVKDRLFFLRRTGTLERLLGLFEERGTVRYGELSAWLAADRGASAEECDRYLEALLRIGMVQVPCLRTEVHDTDPLRAFQRSLRGLDRPWAARLADRLGGPVSLVDRFAAAEPAARRTLLTELRRELIAVQEELGSERAKVPQTVLYEDAAAGRSTTLDAAAWTELAAGPLGAVERILPAFDLTLPQRITFKGFFLARFGQGGRCDDLLKLVHDFHEDFFDQYMTFTAGHTSYDADGRYVPEVNWLGLPQLKALDTARQTFTERMRGLWEARDGAGGRDGAAAAGGEIVLDEALIDEIAAELAPVAPDFAPMSHHVQIADRPADAGGPLLVLNRSYGGLSFPFSRFTHCFDGLEQRLLRAAGEVCPEGAVFAEVTGGPVTSNLNLHGRLTEYEIVCPGETGTLPEEFRLGLDDLSVEHDESADRLVLRSARLGREVIPVYLGYLVPLALPELPRTLLLLSPTSMAPLNVWGGVPESEPVDGVTARPRVRHGGLVLSRRSWSAPASALPERPPGQSEADRFLEWHRFRRAHGLPDRVFATVSDSGARGATGAKPQYLDFDSPLSLAAFEALVKSPGARVVFREALPDEDELHTVSGRGRHVAELAVETAVAPARTRPRSSTR